Below is a window of Humulus lupulus chromosome 9, drHumLupu1.1, whole genome shotgun sequence DNA.
AAGAcacatttgtatatatatattatatatcctTCATACACTAAAGTTTTGCTTTCTGAAGACTACTccctatttttatttattatataaattaaatggTTGTAGCTTAAAaataatgagatttcattatatGGATTTTATATGGATCTTACTGAAAATATTttactattaaaaaaatataggcATATACATAATTAAAATTTTGGTAAGAAGTACTCAAAAACCAGAACCAACTCTGTCTCTACCCTCacctttatcatctctttctcaTTGGGAATTGAAACCCAAAATAGtgaaataatatagaaattgaattAGCTGACGTAGATGAGCACCCCTGACCTCATGAAATATATTATAAGAAACATTTGTATATATATTACATATCCTTCATACACTAAAGTTTTGCTTTCTTAAGACTACTCCCTATTTTTATTATCTTGGGCATTGAGGAAGTTATCCCGACCAAAACAGAACAAAAAGGTCTAGGAAATGATGGGTCCAATGACTTTGGATACAATAATTGATAAGTTACACCGTTCTTTATAATCATATCATCATGCCTAGAAATTTAAAATCTCACATAATCGAAAGTTGCATAAGCGTGTATATAAGATTATAAAGAGTTTGTTGCCATTATAATAACACCAATACAAAATATGTTCATGTTTGActttctatttatatataatagattatatatatatacagtctGACGATGCTTAACTAATGTATCATTAATCGTAATGTTCCCGCAGGCTCTAGTTAATTATTTTTCTTGATTAttgttaattgcaagaggtacgtatGTTCTCTTATTAGAGaaatttgaatatcttaaatatccatccatagtgaagtaggttctgagattaaaattgtgtgttgcgattataatggaaggttgagaacttgtgtattttagtgaagtaggttctgggaaatttatttgtgtgctgtgaagatataaggaagaaacttattgtgtgttgtttgaattgtttgataTTGTGttgacagatggttaggtcactattataaggGAAATGTTGCCCGAATTCATCTAGAACtgtgttttattttcttatatttaaatcATGTTGTGCTTGCATTGTTCTTCTTTGATTGGTATAGGgaagctctgtcaaaatttaAGTTAAAAACATATTCTATTCATAGGAACATGacaactctaaaaatttgttatGAGAATTTTCTATGTGCAGGAGGATTTTAGTCCAATTTTAGGGAAACCTTTGTCTAATTTTTTCTAGGAAatggacaagagttggataacaaaTAACAGGCTTTCAAAAGAGTATGAAGAGGGAGTTGATAGCTTTATTATGTTAGCCTTAGAAAATACAACGGATCCCTCCAGAGTTCATTGTCCCTGTAGAAAATGTTCGAATTTGAAAAAATTAGACGTAATGGAGATAAAGAGTCATCTATACTTCAACAGATTCGACCAAACATATGTCAAGTGGATTTGGCATGGAGAAGAAGATCACTCTAACAATATTGTTCCCAATGAAAGAAAGCAATTTGATCAAGTATTTGGTGACCCTATAGAGATGGTGAGAGATGCAGATGAACATTTTGTTGATAAGCCTGAAGAATTATTGAAATTCTCAGAAGATGTAGAGAAACAAATACTCTCCGGGGCACCTTTGTCAAAATTAGTTGTTTTAGTAATACTATACAACTTGAAAGCTGGTAGTAGTTGGAGTGACacaagtttcacaaagttattaactttattaaaagaaattttaccaAAAGACAATGAATTGCTTTCCTCGCTTTATGAAGCAAACAAAACATTGTGCACATTAGGAATGGAGCATAGCAATATTCATGCTTGTCAAAATGATTGTGTTCTGTATCGGAATCAATATGAGAGTGTAAATGAGTGCCTCGTATGTAAAACATCTAGATGGAAAAAAATATGAACAACAAAGAATGTAAAAAGGGATTCCAACAAAAGTATTGTGGTATTTGCCACCAATACCTAGGTTTATACGTTTGTTTCAAAATCCCGAACATGCCGAAAGTCTGGGATGGCATGAGGATGAAAGGATCAATGATGATAAATTGCACCATCCAGCTAATTCCCCAACTTGGAAAGAAGTGGATGAACTATGGCCTCAAATAACAGAGGCACCTGGAAATCTTTGACTTGGTCTTTCTATTGATGGCATCAATCCATTCAACAATATGAGCTCATCTTACAGTTGTTGGCCAGTGATCCTATGTAtttacaatcttcctccttggttaTGTATGAAAAGAAGATTCACAATGTTGACTTTGTTGATATCAGGTTCCaaacaacctggaaatgatataTATCTATTTAGCGTCTTTGATATATGACTTGAAGGTGTTGTGGAAAGGAATTAATTGTTAtgattcttttaaaaaaataaaattttatactTAGAGGTGTACTCTTATGGACAATCAATGATTTTCTTGCTTATGGTAAATTATCAGGATGTTTTGTGAAAGGATATAAACAAGTGATATGTGGTGAACAAACAAGTTCCACAAGATTAGTGGTGAACAAACAAGTGCCACAAGATTAGAATATTGTAGGAAggtgtgttatatgggtcatagaagGTTTCTAAAAAAAAGCGTTATTACCGGAAGCAAAAATTAGCATTTAATGGTTATCAAGAATTGCGAGAAGTGCCTACACCAATGACTGGAGAAGCTATCTACAAAGAGATTCGtttaatagaaaataaatttGGCAAGCTTGTGGAATAGGTCGATGAAAGTGTAGAGACAAAGGGGAAAAAGAAAGGAACATGTAAAATAAACATTAAACGAAAGCGCAATAAGAAAGATCAACTAGCGGATGATTCAAAGAATACTACATGTAGGGAGAAGGAGTCAATTTTCTTTGAATTGGAATATTGGAGACATTTGTCAGTAAGACATAATCTTGACGtcatgcacattgagaaaaacatATGTGTAGTTTGATCAAAACCTTACttaatattcctgggaaaacaaAGGACAATATCTCTGCTCGTAAGGACCTTGTGTTAATTTCTGAATCAAAAAATGATTTTGCATCTGAAACAGGTGAAAGaagaacatatttacctcctgcttgttACACCCTGAAGAAAGACGAGAAGCGTAAACTTTGTGAAACTTTGGCAAATGTTAAGGCTCCAGATGGGTATTCATCAAATACTCGTAATTTAGTATCTTTGAAAGATTGTAGACTAATCGGTcttaaatctcatgattgtcatgtattgatgcaacaattacttccaattgtTATTCGGGGATCATTAGACCAACATGTTAGAAATGCTATAATACGAATGTGTTTCTTTTTTAATGCCATATGTTGTAAGGTTGTGGATGTATCTAAGTTGGACAAGATTGAAATAGAAATTGCCAAGACCTTGTGCTTATTTGAGCAATACTTTCCTCCATCTTTTTTTGATATCATGGTTACTTTTGGCAGTGTATCTTGTTAGAGAAGTAAAACTATGTAGGCATGTATGTTTTCcttggatgtatccatttgaaagattGATGAAAGTTTACAAAGGCTATGTTAGAAATCGAAATCGTCCAGAGAGTTGTATAGTTGAGGCTTACATAGCAGAAGAAGCAGTTGAATTTTATACTGAGTATATTACTGATACAGAAGCGATTGGTATTCCCAGAAAGACAATGAGTGACGATGTTATTGGAAGAGACATCAACAATGAAAGGCTCACCTTAATCAAAAAAGAAGAGTGGGATGTTGCTCATCAAAATGTTCTAGAGAATACAATTGAAGTTCAAGCTTACATAGAGTAAGTATTAATATTATGTGAAATGATATTTAAGCAATGATTTATTGTCATAATAACAAGATTCTTAATTTCAGAGAACACTTGGAATGTCATCATCGTGAGAATCGAAATAAATCAAGAAAGTGGATTCAAGATTACCACCATCGAACTTTTAATCAATGGTTTCGTGATAGGATAGCCTATTCTAATTACTTCATTATAAGTATacttagtttttaaaaataactatttCAAAATCTATAATTTATTTTACATTATGCAGATTCAATCTGAATTGAGTTAGGAGTCTCGCAAAGTATCTGAAAACTTAAGATGGATTTCATTACGTCCGACTACAATGCCAATTAAGCATGATGGATTTGTCATAAATGGTTGTAGATTTAGTACAAAAGCTCATGATGATGTTAGAGTGACACAAAATAGCGGTGTATGTATTGTTGCAAAAACTCTTTAATTTGTTTCAGCTCGTGATAAGAAACCATTTTATGGAGATATGAAATTTTATGGAGtcattgaagaaatatgggagcttgattatcATGATTTTAGGATGGCAATGTTCAAATGCAATTGGGTAGAAGACAAGTATGTTTCGTCAGATGAGTTAGGATGTACTTCAGTGAATCTTAATAAAATATGCCATAAAGAAGAATCATTTGTATTAGCAAGTCAAGAAAAACAAGTATTCTATATTCAAGATCCTTCAAATTCAAGATGGTCAATTGTACTTGCATCACAACCAAAATTTataggtgatgatgatgatgattatgagATTGGCAAGCTTCAAACTTTTGAGAAATAAATTTGAGATATCAATGAATTTGAGGGAATCGAATCAATAGTTGGACCATATGTTCGACGAGATTGTGATGAAATTTGGATTGTAAGtttgtatttaaaatatatattcttttataATTGGCACACTTGGTGCCTAATTGAGACTAAAAGCCTCAATAACTAGAGATCCTAGTTTCGAACCTTCAAACCTGTATCTCACCCTAATTCCCAACCCCCATAACCACTAGACCAAACCTAGTGGCTTTGTATTTAAAACATTCttatcatttgtttattttatgtacTAATCTTTATACTTGTTTTTTCTTAATAGGATCATGGACCATCCTAAAGAGCATCCTGAAGAGGAACTTGAAGACAATGCAGACAAAGGTATTGATGTAGAAGAGGCTGGTAATGAAGATCCTACAACCAAGAAGAAGAAAAGTAGGCTGACTAAGGCGATAGTGCGATTGGCAAAAATAATTGCTAATAAAATCAAAGGGATTAAGATAAATTTAAGGTTTAACAAGAGAGGGAAATTAATTGGAACTCCGAAGAGAGTATTACAATGCTATTTAGGGATGCAAGCAAAGTCATTGGTGTCAATTACATATGATAATTGGCATGATGTTCCTACTGCAACTTTAGAGAATGTTTGGAAAGATGTAAATGTAAGATTCATAGACTAAAGGTAATTTTTTAAACTTGTGTATTATTATTTATACTAACTTGTATTGTTAAACTTTGTAGCTAGCTTTTCATCTTAACGAAGGAGTGAGAAAGGAAGTGATGAGTTCAGTAGGCATCAAGTGGAGGGCATTCAAAACAGTTTTGACTAGAAGATTTGTAGCTCCGTACCTTAACATCCCAGATTTATTGGAAGAGAATCCCACTACATTAGATGTGCCTCCAGAAAGATATAGCATTCCTGAGGAGGAATGGAAAAACTTCGTCACCAAAAGAAAAAGTAAAGTATTTCAAGTAAGTGTACAATACcaagtttcaattttttttattcatatattaatttattgaaaAGTTAAATTATTCCAATTGAATTAGGAATTTAGTAGGAAAAACAAAAAGAGTGGCGTGCTGCTTTGGAGTATCCTCATCATTCATCACGACGCGGTTATAAAGAAATAGAAATTAACCTTGTAAGTGAGCTCTTActattgttgaaaaaaaattaatggtttTATATAGAACTAATTGAGTATTATTTTGTTATAGCAAACTAAACTAGGCACAAATGATCCAATAGGTCAATCTATACTTTGGAGGGAGGCAAGGAAAGATGCATCAATATATTATGTAAATGAACGTGACAAGCTTATACGAGATGTCGTTGTATGTTGTAAACTATATGAACTTGGATTTTGTTTTATCCTTCAATATATTTTATTACtaaatttatgaaattaaatATTGTAGGATGACCTTCTAGATAAGAGAAATGAGGAGACACTTGTAGAAGTTGGGACAAATGATATATTGACACAAGTGTTAGGAAAAAAGGAGCATCCAAGTAGAGTAAGAGGCCAAAGTCATGGCGTTACACAAAGAGACTAATTTTTTATGCCAGCAGGAGGTTTTAGTGGACTTCAACAATATCAATTTCAATTTCAACAACACCAATCTCAAAAATACATAGATGCCTTTAAAAAGTTAGAGAAAAGACTACGTAGTCAAGCTGAACAATTTGAAGTAGAAAGAAAATGAGAAAGAGAGAGCGAGAATGAGAAAGAGAAGAACGAGAattatttttgacaaattttacAGAATTAGTATATCAAATTTCATCATTAAAAGGAAGTCAAGTGAGTTTGCTTCGATAATTTCACCAACAAGTGAAACCCCTATGCCAATGGAGGTGCTAAATGAGTCTTTAGTTTCTTCAAAGGTATTTTACTCTTCACCTATTCATATTATTATTGAAGAAATTATCTATTatgatataaatattattttgtacTCATCTTGAGCTTGTAGGATAATCAAAAGTCTAGATTATTGGCAGAGAAATGGTGATATTGTTGCTATTGGACGAATAATGGCAACAAGCGGAAAAATTCATTGTGTTGACTTAAGAAAGGGTAGCTATCGTGTGCAAGTGGATGAGTGATGCAATGATGATGCTAAACTTATTTTTCCTATTGGGGATGAGATTTCTTTAGTACATCATGATGTCGGCCACTATGTTGTGTGGCCATCTCAGCTGATCATTCCTTATGATTCATATTTGGTAAGATATTGACAAACAATTATATTTagtgattaaattatttttcatgaCTAACATGTGTTACTTTCATGTTGAAGCTACCTAAGACgacaaagaagaaaaaaaggaatGGTTCACCAATACCTAATGCCCCAATGACACAAGAGAAGTCTCATTATTCCCAAAGACTTGCTAGTCAAAATGAAGTAGTTTCAAGTAAAGCTAGTGCCCCAATACTCTTCAAGATTCCTAGtggggttgtaacgccctggatagccaagaccgttacattgtgtgtttataaaagtgctagacttattaatcaagtcatttagttaaaatcgtgttactgaaactataatgtactagggttaaaagattttggtcttaaaagtcacatttcttatatataacatttcttgtttacacgggatccaaaaataataggtttaaaaccatttacaaaagattcacaaTCTAAATAcgatattagccatactaaggcaaaatagacagttcagcgatccctgtcctgatccactcctcagtCAAAGcaaccgaacagctggctatgtacattcaaccccgcagctctccatcttaggactGGTCTAAcatgcctttgcctttacttgcaccacatagcacccgtgagccaaggcccatcaagaaaacacaataacagagcataagcaatctacagacaatccaatatctcatattgcataaacatgttctccatcatataaacattcaaaataacccaagtattcagcatattaacatatcaactcatatcacaCACTAATTCACAattgataactagggttagcgccctcaggccgcaccctccgttatcccactgactccggcccgcttaaaccgagttcagtgaatattaagatgtcctcagctaccagtggccaagccgcaccctgtgcgcaaatattatgtacggcacccttaggccgctatcacatgtcacatggcgtaataccatcattgacattatacagatatcgggagctcttagtcccatcacaaacatataaccgggtgcagttttcttacctttagattcactagctttgatcacttgactccttaaGCACGATCTCTCTCGatccctagcgctcacctaatcacaaccataggtcaaagtcatcaccaaacctcaagtccataACCCAGCCTCGGGACAaatcctgagcccccgggaagtcctaattccaccaaacagggtggtggaatcgaaccccgaacccttggtcaaaaacccttgtaaataaccctaaaatccctctCTAGaaatagggcagcgctacagcgctctaagaaGGGTGCTAttgtgctacaagcagaaccaaaatcccccaggaagcatggcctagcgctacagcgcccaaaggctagcgctagtcatagaCAGCCAATGCAAcacttttccttcctgcgatttccccgagccaaacataaccaaaacttctccaaaccttcaccaaacttaaaaacaaacttattaacacactccactcatcccaagcatcccaaatactcaaaacccaatcgcatgcatccctaatctcaaaattcaccatagttgacccTAAATTCAGAAACTCGGTAGAAactagtcaaaacatcaaagtttaaTGCTcataatttatacctttgatgggaattcgatttcaagttagcgtctagacctccttagcttgttcttcctcaattccttggcttgagttcccctaaagttcccatcaactcaacTTAGACACCATAGTTTAAACCAGCCAAAccaaaaactgaaaactctaaaggcttacctcaaatattaatgtgttcttgctaatcctttgcCAGCCCTTCAAGCTTAGCTTAGTATTCTTGTTACTCAGCTTAATCTAGCTCCCTTCTGAGTTTTGttccaagaagaatgaagagaaatggtgagagaaccacaaaccgaccctaagaaaactacactgttttccttccttttctttttctttcttttccttcttttctttctttcctcggCCTTCTACACtactctacaattcccactaagtataaagcctcagcacACTTATCTCTTGTAAGCCaattgaccataatgccctcccttttaatttaaaccctttaatcctcttaggggcattttagtcattttacccattcccgctaattcctcgaatgtctctaatatttaccgcttacttcccgatacttaattaatcaccaattatagtcctcgatatcaaaatagactccaatatactcactaaattcccatttatacccccaggctcaccccgagctgggtataaatcctcgccatgactttttcgctaatctgctcactaggttcatctcgagtcacagatcacagatatatccacataataatgtggtctcaagaattttcgcatatatatatagttatgccctcaacgggccaaaattacaattatgccctttctaaactAACGAGGgactacatgcatactaatacacatagccatgcatctcaaatattcaaatagtcatacaacatgctttaaatcattaaatcacatatattccaattatgccctccccacacactaatcaaggcccttaagccttattagtaaatttgggtcgttacaggggtCCTCACTTTCTCAAGTGTCTATTAGCTACCGTGAAGTATGTGGAGCCAAGTTTTATGGTCAAAGTTCCAATGGATTTTGAGAGATTAGGTCACGAGAATGATTTATATATCTCACAAGAAGATATAGTCCACTTTGGCTTAATGGAAGAGATTGGAGCATCATGTATATCGTTATATATCAGGTATCaaagatttttaaaataattataagtttgtagataacttattttttaaatttaacaaAGATACATTTTTTTATGTAGGATTTTATACTTGCTATTAGTGAAAAGAGAGATCAGTCACTTTTTTACATTTTGTTGAGCCAATTTGGTTATCAAATGTTGGATCCACGGAAGAAGAACGAGTTAAATGGGTATCAAAGTGTATGATTGATTCAAATCCGGGTCAAATGTTGTTGTTTCCATATCATAAgcagtaatttttttattattagtattttgttagtgaatatatataatattaataatgaaatatttttgtatttctgttagaaagcattggatgcttataataatttattttgatcACCAACTGTGCTATTTCCTAGATTCTTTTCACAATTTTCTACCAGATGAAATCAAATCCCTCATTTCTTGGTAAAAATATAACCAATTAACTATATACTcttaaattcatttaaaaattaacaacatctaaatgtttatgtttttcttgcttaGTGTCTTTCAACATTTGCGCACAAATAATTCAAAAACTAAGGAAGTCACATGGAGAACTGTTAAGTGTCCTCATCAACCATTATAATCAGTACAATGTGGATTctatgttatgaggatgatgaaagaCTTCGTGGCAAATGAGTTTTCAatgcgatggctaactagtaacgtaagtgaaaatattcattattaaaGTTCTTGCTTTACCTCAAGATTAAgtatatcactactacaaaattgacatgggacgatggttttaaaccgtcgtATGGACTCTCATACGTCGGTTCTAGTACCGTCAtcccatgcaatgtcatgccatgtaaTGCATGAAACGACGGTTTAAATAAAAACATCATCTCCTACCGTACATGAGACGATGGTTCCTATACAAACGATGTCTCTTGTGATACATGAGACAACAGTTTTTGTGCAAGCATCATCCACTGCAGTAAATGAGACGACAGTTCCTACTCAAGCGTCATCTTTCTGcagtacatgagatgacaatttatgtgcaagcatcgTCCCCTGTAATACATAAGACAACAATTTTGTGGAGACCGACGTCCCATGTAGAATATGGGattttttcatttctttattttcaactactatattcattcataattttTTGTGTAATTACAACATGGTTCAGACATAATCAATAGGCAAACAAAATAATCAATAGAACTCAGTATGTTACAAATTTAAAAATTACAAGAACAAAATATACACTTGTAATAACTATGTAAGGGATAACTAAAAACtacaattagtatattttttaattatgatttcaaaagttactctaGCTATGACTCATCCGCTCAAGAAGCCTGGCTGCCCATTGAATTCTTCCAAAAGCTTACGCATTTTTAAAGCTTCTTCCAAGTAATTCTCCTACAGAAATTTGGAAGCTTTCAGCCTCAAACTTGGCCTTAATTCAAAAGACAACATAAGATAACTTCAAATTCTAATGGTTACCTGATTCATGTCAATCGTCTGGAGAGCTTCTCCTCTCGTGAAAATTATAACATGGTTTTGGTTTTCTGGCTTTCGTTCTCCTATCTTGGCTGAACCCGGTAATATTATCCGATATATTTCCTTTAAACCGGTACCAAAACAATCAGTTGTATATCATAAGGCATAGAAGCAAAATTATTGTTCTCAATATTTACCTGATCAAGATTATCAACAGCTTTCAccaaaacttaataataaactTTATGTACTTTTCCTCCTTCATTCTCTTCAACTTCATCAATATATGCCACCCTAAGAGAAGGATTACTGTACaaaggaaaaaaattaaattcTTGAATGAAATGAAGAAATGACATGTAACATTAATTAACGAACGGAGAACATACTTGACCCTCAAGTTCAGGATGTCTGTTGCACGACGATCTCCACTTCGCTTCTGGTTGCCATAGTTTTGACAGGTAGCGATATATGTGAATTTCATGTCAGCAACTGCTTCTAATTGTGCATAAAGAGATCTTTGGATTTTTTTATCTTCCTCTGATGGAACTGTTATGGCTTTGTAGCCTCCAAGTATCTCTGTTCACAGcaagaaattacaaacataaagaaaatataactaCTTACACTACCTCATATGGACAGAGATCAGGAAAAACATTGATTGTGTTCATAGGCAAACACCACTGGCATATAATAAACATGCACAATTAAAGTGTACTAAGAACTAAGAGCTTGATAGACATTGATTCCTAAAACCCAAAAAAAGAGGACTAGGAAGTAAGAGTTTGTTAGATTGATTCTAAACTTCTAAAGCTTTAATAACTTTTGCATGATTTTTTAGCACAATCCTGTTTTTTCAAGTGAAATAAAATTGACTACAACACAGAAAGATACACTATAAATTTTATGAAGCAGCTGAGATCTTGTTTTCAGAAGACAGAATAGTTGATGATTTCTGTAAAAGCTACAATCCCAAAAAGGCCTTAATATATGAAGGCACTAGAATTTGCAACAAGATCTTTAGAAGTCTCTTGGTTAATGATTTGGGTGAAAATACTCTTACCACTTTCATTGGCCATGTCAAGGAAAGCCTGAAGCTTCAAAGCTCCTCTGTAGTACATCATTCCTCGAACTGAAACAAAAAAAATAGTCAATACAACAAgctgattaatactatgaaacatgAGAAAGGAATGCATCCAATACTTGTTCTGCAGAGAGTTTGTCCTCTTAGGGAGACCCAGTGACGAAGCTGTAAAATGTTTTCCTCAGTTTCCCATATCTCACTATCTTTTTTACACTTAATTCGCTCCATGAAGTTATTCCACTCATCTGCAAGTTGCAAAATGATTAAATACTGAATTCAGATTGTGGTCATTAAATCAAATAGAAAATTTACTGTGAAACAAAGTTAAAAGACAAAATCACACACCTGGGAAAATTTTCTGCAAGTAATATAAGATTGATACACCATCTTCATTTTCCAACTCAAGGTCAGTTTTAGAGTAAACTGTCTCCTCACTGTAGTATGGAGTCACGACACTGCCAGTAGCAGGAAATTAAGATACAAATCATGCAGTcaatatttcattttatgagCCTAAGCTATGCTGGCTGCAAGAATATAATATATTGCAGATAAAATATATCCTGCACATACAAGGATAGAAACATACACTAAACTCCTAGTCAATTTGTTCCATGAATATAACCCCCAGGAAAAAGTAAGTGAAATAATATATGCTTTTAAATATTGAacgttaaaaaaatatataagaaataatGCCAGTAGAAGCTACAGGccactttctgggttttgaaaggTACTGGTAGATCATATGCTGAGGCCTTAAAAGACCTTGCTATTCTAATTACAAGTACCCTGACTAGTTTCAAGAAGGTTCAGGCGTATGGAATTAATATGTTCCATGTTTATGAGTTAAGAACTTTTATCGAACCTGAAAGAAAGTATTTTCTGGACTTTGGGGGCACGTGGCATATCCATGAACAGTGAATTTGTGAAAAATGAGATTCTTCTACATGCTTCGAGGTTAGTTGGTACATCAGTAGCAGATTCCTTCACTGTCAACAAGAGGTATAGGCGTCTTATCTAGAATGATGGCAAGCAATAAGCATGTTTCAGTTAAATAGTTACAACAGATTGCAGTTAAAATGCATCTGAGTCTAAATTTTTATACCTGTTCTTCCCACTGAGCTGTGACAACTGGGGGGAATGCTATGGCAAGTCTTGTATCAGTACCTGCAAAAAGTTGTCTCCCAGTATCCTTGCTGCTATGACCAACTTCAAGCAATTCCCTGAAAGGTATAACATGAAAAAAGTTCATGAATTACAATTCAACTTTTAAAACTCACAACAATTGCTTCAGATAGAATGGCCTAATGTTAAACCTACCTGAGCTCATTCACCATCATGTCACGGGTGACAACTTCCAACATATCTTGCAGCAACAACACCACTGTATCTTTATTGGATGGTTCATCGTCTTTCTTCAACAAAGAAGTTG
It encodes the following:
- the LOC133799687 gene encoding callose synthase 5-like; the protein is MKLLAGIDETPHTVPHHMQVYFMDTQIWYSVYSTLYDGVIGAFDRLGEIRTLGMLRSRFQSLPGAFNTYLVPSDRSQKRGFSFAKRFAEITASRRSEAAKFAQLWNEVICSFREEDLISDREMDLLLVPYSSDPGLKIIQWPPFLLASKIPIALDMAAQFKSRDSVLWKRICADEYMKCAVIDCYEFFKHVLSILVVGDNEKRIISIIFKEVESSISKNLLLANFRMGPLPTLCKKFVELVEILKDDEPSNKDTVVLLLQDMLEVVTRDMMVNELRELLEVGHSSKDTGRQLFAGTDTRLAIAFPPVVTAQWEEQIRRLYLLLTVKESATDVPTNLEACRRISFFTNSLFMDMPRAPKVQKILSFRFDKSSYVVTPYYSEETVYSKTDLELENEDGVSILYYLQKIFPDEWNNFMERIKCKKDSEIWETEENILQLRHWVSLRGQTLCRTIRGMMYYRGALKLQAFLDMANESEILGGYKAITVPSEEDKKIQRSLYAQLEAVADMKFTYIATCQNYGNQKRSGDRRATDILNLRVNNPSLRVAYIDEVEENEGGKEIYRIILPGSAKIGERKPENQNHVIIFTRGEALQTIDMNQENYLEEALKMRKLLEEFNGQPGFLSG